In Acidobacteriota bacterium, the genomic stretch GCCTATTGGGGCTCCGTGACGCCCTTCTCGTTGAACCGCGGCGATCAGTTCCGCCTCGGGCCGCCTCCCGAGGCGGGCTCGAACCGTTACGTGCGCGGTTTCCGAGAGGTCTACCGGCTGGGAGCCTCGACCGATACCCCCGGGAGCACCTCGACTCCCGAGACCCGCTTCTTCGGCAACTTCTGGGGCTACGACGGCACGCCGCTGCTGGGCACTCCGCCTCGGTTGTTCAATCAGATCGCAATCCAAGTGGCTCGCGACGAGGGCATGAGAGGCGTCGAGGAGCTGGCGCGCTATCTGGCCCTGATCAACACCGGGTTGGCGGACTCGGCGATCGCCGCTTGGGACAGCAAGTACTACTACAACTACTGGCGCCCCGTGACGGCCATCCGGAAGGCGGACGACGTCGATGAGACCCCGGAGAACGCGGAGTGGAAGCCGGTTGGGATCTCGGTGATCAACACCGAGGACTCGATCACCCCAACGCCTCCCTTCCCGGCCTATCCGTCCGGTCACTCGACCTTCGGCGCCTCGACCTTCGAGATCATGCGCCAGCTATTCGGTAATCAGACGAGGTTCACCTTCATCTCCGATGAATACAACGGTGAGGGTGTCGATCCCCTCGGCGTGCCCAGGCCGCTCGTTCCCATTCGCTTCCGCAGTCTCGATGAAGCTCAGCAGTCCAACGGCGACAGCCGGATCTTCAACGGCGTCCACTGGCGCTGGGATGATCTCGGCGGCCAGCAGATGGGCGAGAACGTCGGACGCCATGTGGTGCTCGAAGAGGAAGCGTTTCAGCCTCTGCGTCGCCAGGGTCGAGGCAACAATGGCAACAACTGATCGACAC encodes the following:
- a CDS encoding chloroperoxidase encodes the protein MQSQRHLSTLLAVALFAAPLTSIQAQPSQERFSGSQKVGYLGQTSRSAMARNVLERLNSRTQARPVSDQADRVLLWHEIALDSVAIDHTPDPDTGEVGLDNGGPTRTSRALAMVQIAVFDAVNSIRPRYTAYSDLERAPAGASIDAAIAMASYTVQAAIYPQQIDRLKALLDSDLATINADPAAMADGILAGEMAALAVIATRADDQSHHDEADWGEGGYVADGATTHYGTLINDGSTEKFAWEPDPLTPTTSGDSGLALGAYWGSVTPFSLNRGDQFRLGPPPEAGSNRYVRGFREVYRLGASTDTPGSTSTPETRFFGNFWGYDGTPLLGTPPRLFNQIAIQVARDEGMRGVEELARYLALINTGLADSAIAAWDSKYYYNYWRPVTAIRKADDVDETPENAEWKPVGISVINTEDSITPTPPFPAYPSGHSTFGASTFEIMRQLFGNQTRFTFISDEYNGEGVDPLGVPRPLVPIRFRSLDEAQQSNGDSRIFNGVHWRWDDLGGQQMGENVGRHVVLEEEAFQPLRRQGRGNNGNN